From the Streptomyces sp. 846.5 genome, the window GACCGGGCGGCAGGTGCTGGAGGTGCTGCCACGTGGCAAGCACCTGCTGACCAGGATCGAGGGCGGGCTGACCCTGCACACCCATCTGCGGATGGACGGCCGCTGGCAGACCTACGGCAGCTCCGAGCGCTGGGGCGGCGGCCCCGCCTGGCAGATCCGGGCGGTGCTGGGCAACGCCGAGCACACCGCCGTCGGCTACCGGCTGCCCGTGGTCGAACTGCTGCGGACCGGGGAGGAGCAGCGCGCGGTCGGCCATCTGGGCCCGGACCTGCTCGGCCCGGACTGGGACGCCGCCGAGGCCCTGCGGCGGCTGTCAGCCGATCTGGGACGGCCGCTCGCCCTCGCCCTGCTGGACCAGCGCAACCTGGCCGGTATCGGCAATGTCTACGCCAATGAGCTGTGCTTCCTGGCCGGGGCCGGCCCGTGGACCCCGTTCGGCGAGGTGGCGCGCCCGGACCGGGTGGTGGCCCTGGCCCACCGGCTGCTGGGTCTGAACCGGCTGCGCTCCGGACACATCACCACCGGCGACGTCCGCGCCGACCGCCGGCACTGGGTCTACGGGCGGGCCGGGCAGCCCTGTCGCCGCTGCGGCACCCGGATCGCCCGCTCCACCATCGGCGCCCCGCCGCAGGACCGGATCGTCTTCTGGTGCCCGCGCTGCCAGCCCGGCGAAGCGCTGTCGCGCCGAACGGAGCATTCGCCCGAAACGGTCTAAAGTCGTCGCGATGGGCCATGTGCACAGATTCGCCGATGTGCACAGCAGCACAGTCCAGGAGGAAGCGATGACGGCACCACCGGCCGAGAGTCGGACCACCCCCCGGGTCCCCTGCATCCCGGGCGCCCCCAGCTGGGTCAGCCTGCTCGCCCGCGACCCGGCCGCCCAGCAGGCGTACTACGGCGCGCTGCTCGGCTGGCACTACGAACGGGTCCAGGAGGAGTGGTGGGGCGCCTACGCCTTCGCCGTGGCCCAGGGCCAGCGGGTGGCCGGCATCGGCTCGCAGCCCCAGGGCTGGGCCACCGCGCCGACGACCTGGACGGTCTTCTTCGGCGTCGAGGACATCGACGGGGCGGCCGCGCGGGTGCGCGAGCGCGTCGGCACGGTGGGGATCGGCCCGGTCGACGTCAGCGCCGGGCGCGTCGCCATCGCGGTGGACCCGTCCGGCGCGGTGTTCGGGCTGTGGCAGGGCCGGCCCGGGCCCACCCGGATCCTGGAGATGTCCGGCGCGCCGTCCTGGATGGAACTGCGCACCGACCCGTTCGCCGCCGCCCTGTTCTACGGCGAGGTGCTGGACTGGGCCGGCCAGGAGCGCAAGCACCTGGACGTGCAGTGGGAGAACGAGCGGGTGGTGCTGCGGGCCGGCGGCCATCGGATCGCCGCCCTGCGCGAGG encodes:
- a CDS encoding DNA-formamidopyrimidine glycosylase family protein — its product is MPEGDSVFRTARMLHSALAGRELTTAELRVPAHATAELTGRQVLEVLPRGKHLLTRIEGGLTLHTHLRMDGRWQTYGSSERWGGGPAWQIRAVLGNAEHTAVGYRLPVVELLRTGEEQRAVGHLGPDLLGPDWDAAEALRRLSADLGRPLALALLDQRNLAGIGNVYANELCFLAGAGPWTPFGEVARPDRVVALAHRLLGLNRLRSGHITTGDVRADRRHWVYGRAGQPCRRCGTRIARSTIGAPPQDRIVFWCPRCQPGEALSRRTEHSPETV
- a CDS encoding VOC family protein, which translates into the protein MTAPPAESRTTPRVPCIPGAPSWVSLLARDPAAQQAYYGALLGWHYERVQEEWWGAYAFAVAQGQRVAGIGSQPQGWATAPTTWTVFFGVEDIDGAAARVRERVGTVGIGPVDVSAGRVAIAVDPSGAVFGLWQGRPGPTRILEMSGAPSWMELRTDPFAAALFYGEVLDWAGQERKHLDVQWENERVVLRAGGHRIAALREADPLLAGGTTRAERPYWHVSFAVDDADTAAERAIRLGGTAVLPVADSPYGRIAELRDPEGARFALISND